The Gammaproteobacteria bacterium genome includes a region encoding these proteins:
- a CDS encoding PilZ domain-containing protein, with translation MSSQGRQGILSLTIKEKSALYSAYMPFVKNGGLFVPTDKFYNLGDEVFMLLTLMDNKERLPVAGKIVWVTPVGAQGNKTAGIGVKFSDQDNGSTRDKIETYLAGALGADRPTHTL, from the coding sequence ATGAGCAGTCAAGGTCGCCAAGGCATTTTGTCGCTGACAATTAAAGAGAAAAGTGCGCTCTACTCGGCTTACATGCCCTTTGTGAAAAACGGCGGTCTGTTTGTGCCGACGGATAAGTTTTACAATTTAGGCGATGAGGTCTTTATGCTTTTGACCCTAATGGATAACAAAGAACGTCTACCTGTGGCGGGTAAAATTGTTTGGGTCACCCCAGTGGGTGCGCAGGGTAATAAAACGGCGGGCATCGGGGTAAAATTCAGCGATCAGGACAATGGTTCAACCCGAGATAAAATCGAGACCTATTTGGCCGGTGCTTTGGGCGCAGATCGCCCAACTCATACCCTATAA
- a CDS encoding YiiX/YebB-like N1pC/P60 family cysteine hydrolase translates to MSFNIKTWIWNRAISWLNDEKPNTQPPLSDYQRLSYEIRPGDVLLVEGRSRVSEVIKCITLSSWTHSALYIGRLHDIDAPEMRGLIEKHYPAKPDEQLIIEALLGEGTVIRPLNSYENEHLRICRPKGLSRQDSQYVVNHLIANLGLDYDVRQLLDLARFLFPYNILPRRYRSSLFSHHIGTPTRTVCSALIAQAFASVRFPVLPVLRNEQGHIKFYRRNFRLFTPRDFDYSPYFDIIKYPVFEFDDLALYRKLPWNEEGVIYNDSESSLEEVLLKPTRSRTLSHHYRQKSEQEGSHRFAILAKLKALKIGL, encoded by the coding sequence ATGAGCTTTAATATCAAAACATGGATCTGGAATCGTGCCATATCATGGCTCAATGATGAAAAACCCAACACACAGCCGCCTCTGTCCGATTATCAACGCCTCAGTTACGAGATTCGTCCAGGGGATGTGCTGCTGGTTGAAGGGCGCAGCCGTGTCAGCGAAGTCATCAAATGCATTACCTTAAGCTCTTGGACGCACTCAGCACTCTACATTGGCCGTTTACACGACATTGATGCACCCGAAATGAGAGGCTTAATTGAAAAACACTACCCCGCCAAACCGGATGAGCAGTTGATTATTGAAGCGTTGCTGGGGGAAGGCACGGTCATTCGACCGCTAAACAGCTATGAAAACGAACACCTGCGTATTTGTCGGCCTAAAGGGCTCTCTCGCCAAGATTCACAATATGTGGTCAACCATCTGATCGCCAATCTCGGGCTGGATTACGACGTTCGCCAGCTGCTGGATCTGGCGCGTTTTCTATTTCCTTACAATATTTTGCCACGTCGCTATCGCTCCAGCCTGTTTTCACATCACATCGGTACCCCCACTCGCACCGTCTGTTCAGCGCTGATTGCACAAGCTTTTGCCAGCGTCCGTTTCCCTGTGCTACCCGTGCTGCGCAATGAACAGGGACATATCAAATTCTATCGACGCAATTTTCGCCTCTTCACTCCCAGAGACTTCGATTATTCACCTTACTTTGACATCATCAAATACCCGGTCTTTGAGTTTGATGATTTGGCACTCTATCGGAAACTGCCTTGGAACGAGGAAGGGGTTATTTATAATGATTCAGAAAGTTCACTGGAAGAAGTACTGCTCAAACCAACCAGATCAAGAACACTAAGCCATCACTACCGGCAGAAATCCGAGCAAGAAGGCAGCCATCGCTTCGCCATCTTAGCCAAGCTAAAAGCACTAAAAATCGGTTTATAG